In Actinoplanes octamycinicus, the genomic window GGCTGATGATCGGGCCGGTGCTGACCATGGTGGACTCCAGCATCGTCAACGTCGCGGTCGCCGACATCGCCCGCGAGCTGCACGCCACCCTGGACGGCGTCCAGTGGGTGGTCAGCGGCTACCTGCTGGCGCTCGCCGCCGGGCTGGCCGCGAGCGCGTACCTGGCCCGCCGCTTCGGGACGCTCCGGACGTACCGGATGGCTCTGATCGGTTTCGTGGCCGCCTCGGCGGCCTGTGCCGTCGCACCCACCGTGCCGCTGCTGATCACCGCCCGGGCCGCCCAGGGTCTGCTCGGCGCCCCGCTGGTGCCGCTCGCGATGACCCTGCTGCTCGGCCGGCAGGGTGCGGCCCGGCGCATCCCGATCGCCGCCGGCCTGCTGTTCTTCCTGGCCCCGGCGCTCGGGCCGACGCTCGGCGGCCTGCTCGTCGCGACCGGCGGCTGGCCGTGGATCTTCCTGGTCAACGTGCCGGTCGGCGTCGCCGGGCTGCTCGGCCTGCGCCGGGTCCCGGCCGGCGCCGCCGCACCGGCCGATCCGGGCGCGCGGTTCGACCCGATCGGCCTCACGCTGCTCGCGGCCGGGCTGACCGCCGTGCTCTACGGGGTCAGCCGCGCCCCACTCACCGGCTGGCTCAGTCCGGTCGTGATCGGCACGGTCAGCGCCGGGCTGGCGCTGCTCGCCGGCTACCTGTGGTGGGCGTCCCGCCGCGCCCAGCCGGCCGTCGACCTGGCGCTGGTGCGCTACGCCCAGTCCCGCCTCGCGCTCACCCTGAGCGTGGTCTCCTCGGTGGTCGCCTACGCCGCGGTCTTCCTGCTGCCGGTCTTCACCCAGGCGGTGCAGGGCCACTCCACGCTGGCCACCGGCCTGGCGCTGCTGCCGCAGGGGCTGATCACCGGGGTCGGCACCGCGCTCGGCCAGCGGCTGGCCACCCGGATCCCGGTGCGCACCCTGGTCACCGGCGGGTTCCTGGTGCTCGGCGCGACCAGCGCCGGGTTGCTGCTGCTGCAGGCGGACACCCCGCTCGGGGTGACCGCGATCATCCTGTCCGGGCGGGCCGTGGCAATCGGCTTCGGGATCACCCCGCTGCTGTTCGCGATGCTCGCCCCACTCGGCGACGGGCAGCTGGCCGACGGCAACACGATCTTCAACATCGCGCAGCGGCTGGGCGGGGCGCTGGGCGTCAGCCTGCTCGCCACGCTGTACGCCGCGCAGGTCGCGGCCACCGATCCGGTGACCGGCTTTCATCACATCGGGGTGATCCTCACCGGGGTCGCGCTCGGGGCGGCGTTGCTGGCGCTCCGGCTCGCCCCGATCCGGCAACCAAGCGGCTGACCGGATCGTTGCGGTGCACGTGAGTCTTGCGATCTTGCTGTCGACCGTCCTCCTGGCCGCCCCCGTGCCGCATCAGTCAGAAATGCCGGAGTTGCACTGCACCGGTAGCCCCGCCGCCAGTGCCCGGGCCGGCCGCACCCCGGTCCTGCTGATCCACGGCACCACCTCGAACTCCCGGGCCAACTTCTCCTGGAACTGGGCCCGGGCGTTCGACCGGGAGGGCCGCGCGCACTGCGAGATCGACCTGCCGGACAGCGGTAACAGCGACATCCAGGTCGCCGCCGAACGGGTCTCCCGGGCGATCCGGCACCTGCACCGGGCCACCGGCGCCCGGATCGACCTGGTCGGGCACAGCCAGGGCGGGATGATCGGCCGCTGGGCGCTGAAGCACCACCCGGAGACCCGCCGGATGGTGGACGACTACGTGTCGCTGGCCGCGTCGAACCACGGGACCGACGAGTTCGTGGTGCAGTGCGCCGCGCAGACCGTGTGCTCGGCGGCGTACTGGCAGCAGCGGACCGGCTCGGCCTTCCTGACCGCGCTCAACCGTGGACCGCAGACCTGGCCGGGGATCGACTACACCCAGCTCTACACGCGATACGACGAGATCATCCTGCCGTACCGCCGGTCCGCGCTGCCGCCCGCGCGCAACGTCAGCAACCTCGCGGTCCAGGATCTCTGTCCGACCGAGACGGTCGAGCACTTCGGGATGGCCTACGACAACGCGGCCTGGCTGCTCGGCATCGACGCGATCCGGCACCCCGGCCCGGCCCGGCTGTCGCGGGTGAGCCGGGCGACCTGCGGCTGGCCGCTGATGCCGGCGGTCGACCCGGTCAGCTTCCCGTCACACGCGTCGCAGGCGCTGGCGCAGAGCGCCCGCTCGATGCTGACCACCCCGCAACTGACCGCGGAGCCGCCCCTGCGGTAGGTGGCCCCGTGGCGGTAATCGCCTTGACTTCAACCGAGGGTCAGGTGCCACGGTGGCCGTCATGAGCATGGAGATGGCGGCCTGGAACTCGATGTACCACGCGATGAACCAGCAGGACGACAAGCGTCCGTTCTCGCTGGCGACGTTACGGCGGATAGCCGGGTTCGCCCGGCCACACCGGCGGGCGCTCACCGGCTTCCTGCTGGTCAGCGTGGTCACCGCGTTCCTCGCGGTGGCCGGGCCGGTGCTGGCCGGCCGGGTGGTCGACGCGATCGTCGAGGGCCGGGACACCGAGCTGGTGGTGATGCTCGCGGTGGCGATCGCGGTGGTCGCGCTCGGCGAGTCCGGGCTCGGGCTGGTGCAGCGGTGGTTCTCGGCGCGGATCGGCGAGGGGCTGATCCTGGACCTGCGCACCGCGGTCTTCGACCACGTGCAGCGGATGCCGATCGCCTTCTTCACCCGGACCCGGACCGGCGCGCTGGTCAGCCGGCTCAACAACGACGTGATCGGGGCGCAGCGGGCGTTCAGCGACACCCTCTCCGGGGTGGTCGGCAACCTGGTCACGCTGATCCTGACGCTGATCGTGATGGTCGGCATCTCCTGGCAGATCACCCTGCTCGCGCTGGCCCTGCTGCCGATCTTCGTGCTGCCGGCCCGGCGGATGGGCGGCCGGCTGGCCAAGCTGGAGCGCGAGGCGGCCGAGCACAACGCGGCGATGAACACCCAGATGACCGAGCGGTTCTCGGCGCCCGGCGCGACCCTGGTCAAGCTCTACGGCCGGCCGGAGGCGGAATCGGCCGAGTTCGCCGCCCGGGCCCGCCGGGTCCGCGACATCGGCGTGCGCACCGCGATGGCCCAGTGGGTGTTCCTGACCGCGCTGGTCTCGGTCTCCGGGCTGGCGGTCGCCCTGGTCTACGGCCTGGGCGGCTACTACGCGCTGCGCGGCACCCTGGACCCGGGCAACGTGGTCGCGCTGGCCATCCTGCTCACCCGGCTCTACGCCCCGCTCACCTCGCTGGCCAGTGCTCGGGTCGAGGTGATGAGCGCACTGGTCAGCTTCGAGCGGGTGTTCGAGGTGCTCGACCTGAAACCGCTGATCGAGGAGAAGCCGGACGCCCGGGCGGTGCCGGACGGGCCGGTGTCGGTCGAGTTCGACGGGGTCACGTTCGCCTACCCGGCCGCCGACCAGGTGTCGCTCGCCTCGCTGGAGGAGGTGGCGACGCTGGACACCCGGGGCGGGGCGGAGGTGCTGCACGGGGTGTCGTTCAAGGCCGAGCCGGGTCAGATGGTCGCCCTGGTCGGCTCGTCCGGGGCCGGCAAGTCGACGATGGCCAGCCTGCTTCCCCGGCTCTACGACGCCGGGTCCGGGGCGGTCCGGCTGGCCGGGGTGGACGTGCGGGACCTGACCGCCGGGTCGCTGCGCGCCACGCTCGGCATGGTCACCCAGGACGGGCACCTGTTCCACGACACGGTCCGGGCGAATTTGCTGCTGGCCCGGCCGGAGGCGACCGAGGAGGAGATCTGGGAGGTGCTGCGCCGGGCGCACATCGCCGACCTGATCGCGTCGCTCCCGGACGGCCTGGACACGGTGATCGGCGAGCGCGGGTACCGGCTCTCCGGCGGCGAGCGGCAGCGCCTCACCATCGCCCGCCTGCTGCTGGCCCGGCCGCGGGTGGTGGTCCTGGACGAGGCCACCGCGCACCTCGACTCGACCTCCGAGCAGGCGGTGCAGGCCGCGCTCGGTGAGGCGCTGGCCGGCCGGACCGCGGTGGTGATCGCGCACCGCCTGTCCACGGTCCGGGCCGCCGACCAGATCCTGGTGATCGAGGACGGCCGGGTCGCCGAGCGCGGCACCCACGCGGAGCTGCTCGAGGCGGGCGGCCGGTACGAGGAGCTCTACCGGACGCAGTTCGCCGCGGTCTGACCCGTTCGATCCGCCGCGGTCTGACCCGTTCCCTCCGCGGCGGTCGTCCGATCCCGGAAGCCGTCGGGGCGGACCCGCACCCCGTCGATCACCTTGCGGCGGCCGTCGTGCAGCAGGCTGAGGTCCAGGCCGGGCACGCGGTCGCCGTGGTCGAGACCGGCCACCCGCTCGGCCAGCGCGCGGGCGTCGACCAGCTCGGTGAAGACGTCGCGGAGCGCGGCCACGTCCTCGTCCGGCAGGAACAGCACCCCCTGGGCCCGGCTGGCCTGCAGGACCCGGGCGGCGACCGGATGCCGCTCGGCGTGATAGGTGTCGAGCAGTTCGTCGCCGGCCTCGCCGCGGATCACCTCGGCGAGCTTCCAGCCCAGGTTGACGGCGTCCTGCAGGCCCAAGTTCAGGCCCTGCCCACCGGCCGGCGAGTGGATGTGCGCCGCGTCGCCGGCCAGAAACACCCGCCCTGACCGATACCGCACAGCCTGCCGGGTGGCGTCGGTGAACCGGCTGGCCCACCGCACCTCCGCCAGCGTCAGGCCGTCGCGGGCCAGCGCCTCGGCGAGCTCGGTGTCCGGGATCGGGTCGTCCCGTCCGGCGGCCGTCTGCGCGGGCCCGGCCGCCAGCATCCGGAACACGCCGTCGCCGAGCGGCAGCACGGTCAGCAGGCCGTCGCCCCGCGGCGCCGGCAACTCCCAGCCGCTCGGCCCGCCGTCAGCCAGCGTCACGTCCGCCACCAGCGCACACACCCGTGCGTCCCGACCCTCAAAGGCCACCCCCGACTGCTTGCGTACGACACTCCGCGCCCCGTCGCAGCCGACCAGCCAGGACGCCCGCTCCCCGTCGACGTCGACTCCCGCCGCGTCCTGGTGGAACGCGGTCACCGCGCTGCCGTAGCGGATCTCGGCGCCGAGCGACAGCGCCCACCGGGCCAGCCGCTCCTCGACCCGGGCCTGCGGGATGCCGACCTGGTAGGGATGCGGGGTGTCCAATCCGGAATAGTCCAGCGGGATCCCGGCGAAGTGGCCGCGCGGCAGCAGCACCGGCGCCTGGGCCAGGATGTCGTCGAGCAGCCCGCGCGAGGCGAGCACCTCGGCCGAGCGGGGCTGCAGGTTGAGCGCCTTGGACTGGCCGGTGCGGGCGGTCAGCCGTTCCCGCACCAGCACCCGGGCCCCGCCGAGGGCCAGCTCCCCGGCCAGCATCAGCCCGGTCGGCCCGGCCCCCACGATGATCACGTCATGATCGGTCATACCGAGCCCTCCCTGGCATGTTCTCCGGCCCCTCGCATGTGGCGTTCGCTGGTCGGTGCGGCCGGCGGGGCGGTCATGCCCTCAGGTCCTTCTTCTTCGTGTAGTACAGATGGAAGATCAAGGTCGGGACGAGGATCACCGGCCAGCTGGCGTTGAGCACGGCGGGGGCCAGGTCGAGCGGCATCAGGTAGGCCGCGAGAACGGTGACGACCACGTTGAGCAGAGTGGCGCAGCCCCAGACGAAGGTGAGCAGCCGCAGCGCGAACCGGAAGTCGCGGTCGGTGTCCCAGCGGCTCTCCCAGGCGCGCAGGCCCTCGGGGCCGACCTTGGTGCGCACGAAGGCGCGGATCAGGTACATCAGCGCGGGGCGGCCGGCCCCGACCGAGGCGAGCAGCCAGACGCCGATCAGGCCGGCGATCAGGCCGCCCCAGGCGTCGCGGATCAGCATGGTGCGCGGGTCGCCGGTCATCGCCGAGACGCCGACGCTGAGAGCGACCGCGGAGAGCACGAACAGGGCCAGGAAGTCGACCTTGCGAGATCTGACGAACCGGGCGATCACCACCACGGCGGGGACGGTCGCCGAGATCAGCAGCGACCACCACTGGTCGACGCCGGCGGCCCGCAGACCGTAGTAGACAGCGAGCGGCAGACCGAAGTCGATCAGCAGGGGCAGCAGCAGTGCGATGCGGCTCGGCGTCTTCACGGGCTTCTTCGCGGGGGCGGCCGGCGCGGTCATGCGGGGTCCCCCTGCGGGTGGCTCGGATGGATGGGCTTCGGCGAGGCGGCCGGGATGGTCATACGGGATCCTTCCGGATGGCGCGGGTGAAGAGCGCGACCAGCTCGGCCGCGTAGGCGTGCGGGTCGAGGCCGGGGCGCCCGGCGGCGGCGTCGATCGCGGCCCGCACGGTGGTCGCCATGACGGCGGCGTCGAACTCGCGGAACTCCCCGGCCGCCTGGCCCTCGCGGAACATCGCGGCCAGCCGCGAC contains:
- a CDS encoding FAD-dependent monooxygenase, encoding MTDHDVIIVGAGPTGLMLAGELALGGARVLVRERLTARTGQSKALNLQPRSAEVLASRGLLDDILAQAPVLLPRGHFAGIPLDYSGLDTPHPYQVGIPQARVEERLARWALSLGAEIRYGSAVTAFHQDAAGVDVDGERASWLVGCDGARSVVRKQSGVAFEGRDARVCALVADVTLADGGPSGWELPAPRGDGLLTVLPLGDGVFRMLAAGPAQTAAGRDDPIPDTELAEALARDGLTLAEVRWASRFTDATRQAVRYRSGRVFLAGDAAHIHSPAGGQGLNLGLQDAVNLGWKLAEVIRGEAGDELLDTYHAERHPVAARVLQASRAQGVLFLPDEDVAALRDVFTELVDARALAERVAGLDHGDRVPGLDLSLLHDGRRKVIDGVRVRPDGFRDRTTAAEGTGQTAADRTGQTAANCVR
- a CDS encoding ABC transporter ATP-binding protein — translated: MSMEMAAWNSMYHAMNQQDDKRPFSLATLRRIAGFARPHRRALTGFLLVSVVTAFLAVAGPVLAGRVVDAIVEGRDTELVVMLAVAIAVVALGESGLGLVQRWFSARIGEGLILDLRTAVFDHVQRMPIAFFTRTRTGALVSRLNNDVIGAQRAFSDTLSGVVGNLVTLILTLIVMVGISWQITLLALALLPIFVLPARRMGGRLAKLEREAAEHNAAMNTQMTERFSAPGATLVKLYGRPEAESAEFAARARRVRDIGVRTAMAQWVFLTALVSVSGLAVALVYGLGGYYALRGTLDPGNVVALAILLTRLYAPLTSLASARVEVMSALVSFERVFEVLDLKPLIEEKPDARAVPDGPVSVEFDGVTFAYPAADQVSLASLEEVATLDTRGGAEVLHGVSFKAEPGQMVALVGSSGAGKSTMASLLPRLYDAGSGAVRLAGVDVRDLTAGSLRATLGMVTQDGHLFHDTVRANLLLARPEATEEEIWEVLRRAHIADLIASLPDGLDTVIGERGYRLSGGERQRLTIARLLLARPRVVVLDEATAHLDSTSEQAVQAALGEALAGRTAVVIAHRLSTVRAADQILVIEDGRVAERGTHAELLEAGGRYEELYRTQFAAV
- a CDS encoding esterase/lipase family protein gives rise to the protein MPELHCTGSPAASARAGRTPVLLIHGTTSNSRANFSWNWARAFDREGRAHCEIDLPDSGNSDIQVAAERVSRAIRHLHRATGARIDLVGHSQGGMIGRWALKHHPETRRMVDDYVSLAASNHGTDEFVVQCAAQTVCSAAYWQQRTGSAFLTALNRGPQTWPGIDYTQLYTRYDEIILPYRRSALPPARNVSNLAVQDLCPTETVEHFGMAYDNAAWLLGIDAIRHPGPARLSRVSRATCGWPLMPAVDPVSFPSHASQALAQSARSMLTTPQLTAEPPLR
- a CDS encoding VC0807 family protein; this translates as MKTPSRIALLLPLLIDFGLPLAVYYGLRAAGVDQWWSLLISATVPAVVVIARFVRSRKVDFLALFVLSAVALSVGVSAMTGDPRTMLIRDAWGGLIAGLIGVWLLASVGAGRPALMYLIRAFVRTKVGPEGLRAWESRWDTDRDFRFALRLLTFVWGCATLLNVVVTVLAAYLMPLDLAPAVLNASWPVILVPTLIFHLYYTKKKDLRA
- a CDS encoding DHA2 family efflux MFS transporter permease subunit: MTGHAERKPAAPGIAARETAAASDAAPETAAPKEAGSPRLSRPAQLGLMIGPVLTMVDSSIVNVAVADIARELHATLDGVQWVVSGYLLALAAGLAASAYLARRFGTLRTYRMALIGFVAASAACAVAPTVPLLITARAAQGLLGAPLVPLAMTLLLGRQGAARRIPIAAGLLFFLAPALGPTLGGLLVATGGWPWIFLVNVPVGVAGLLGLRRVPAGAAAPADPGARFDPIGLTLLAAGLTAVLYGVSRAPLTGWLSPVVIGTVSAGLALLAGYLWWASRRAQPAVDLALVRYAQSRLALTLSVVSSVVAYAAVFLLPVFTQAVQGHSTLATGLALLPQGLITGVGTALGQRLATRIPVRTLVTGGFLVLGATSAGLLLLQADTPLGVTAIILSGRAVAIGFGITPLLFAMLAPLGDGQLADGNTIFNIAQRLGGALGVSLLATLYAAQVAATDPVTGFHHIGVILTGVALGAALLALRLAPIRQPSG